The Solanum lycopersicum chromosome 6, SLM_r2.1 genome has a window encoding:
- the LOC101254809 gene encoding uncharacterized protein: MQPPHQHSRINLSELKAQIVKKLGPEGSKQYFHYLSRLLSLKISKAEFNKLCLRILGRENIPLHNQFIHSILRNACSAKVPPPINEGGIVKPVVAVGSKQPLDDAYDQNGFHVSSNQASGQPGLSNGAVLPLSPRKARTGYRDRRAGDRRSVLGSNGKNSFTFQQATMMESSDFEIIKENGDLNPPNVKGAVHQYQGIMQQTDDDRQGFNQETAKFSVMKRSLQNSVSLQKKTDKSRDDGKEMHARSRLQAPLGVPFCPVSVGGARRSVSLAASSRCVSSSSFGALLDSVTLRERMEQISAEQGLDGVTTDCANLLNNGLDSYLKGLIKSCLQFVGARSGHEPTTNNTKKQQTYMKLVNGLRPGHHLQMNGGRLSEAVNERAPGNLVSLQDFRVAMELNPRQLGEDWPLLLEKLTHAVEE, from the coding sequence ATGCAACCACCACACCAGCATTCCCGGATTAATCTTTCTGAATTGAAAGCTCAGATAGTGAAGAAACTTGGACCAGAGGGTTCAAAGCAGTACTTTCATTACTTAAGTAGGCTATTGAGCTTGAAGATAAGCAAGGCCGAGTTCAATAAACTTTGTTTAAGGATCTTGGGGAGAGAAAACATTCCGTTGCATAATCAGTTCATTCATTCTATTCTGAGAAATGCCTGTAGTGCAAAAGTTCCTCCGCCAATTAATGAAGGGGGTATTGTGAAGCCTGTTGTAGCGGTTGGCAGTAAACAGCCCTTAGATGATGCTTATGACCAAAATGGATTTCATGTTTCCTCAAACCAGGCTTCAGGTCAACCGGGTTTGTCCAATGGTGCCGTGCTGCCATTATCTCCTCGGAAGGCCAGGACAGGATATCGTGATCGTAGGGCTGGGGATCGCCGTAGTGTGCTTGGATCAAATGGGAAGAATAGTTTTACTTTTCAACAAGCTACTATGATGGAATCGAGTGATTTCGAAATTATTAAGGAAAATGGGGATTTGAATCCACCTAATGTCAAGGGAGCAGTGCATCAATATCAAGGAATCATGCAGCAAACAGATGATGATAGACAGGGATTCAATCAAGAAACTGCCAAATTTTCTGTTATGAAGAGATCACTGCAAAATTCAGTATCTTTACAGAAGAAAACAGACAAATCTAGAGATGATGGAAAAGAGATGCATGCTAGGAGTCGACTCCAAGCTCCTCTTGGGGTTCCATTTTGCCCCGTTAGTGTAGGTGGAGCACGTAGATCAGTATCTTTAGCAGCAAGTAGTAGATGTGTTAGCTCTTCTAGTTTTGGTGCTTTGTTGGACAGTGTAACTCTGAGGGAACGCATGGAGCAGATTTCTGCAGAACAGGGCCTTGATGGGGTGACCACGGATTGTGCCAATCTGTTGAACAATGGTTTGGATTCTTACTTAAAAGGTTTAATCAAATCTTGTCTCCAATTTGTGGGAGCAAGGTCAGGGCATGAGCCTACAACAAACAACACCAAGAAGCAGCAGACCTATATGAAGCTAGTTAATGGTCTCAGACCAGGTCATCATTTACAGATGAATGGTGGTAGATTGTCAGAAGCTGTGAACGAACGTGCTCCAGGCAACCTGGTATCATTGCAAGATTTTAGGGTTGCCATGGAACTGAACCCCCGGCAACTTGGTGAAGACTGGCCGCTGCTGCTGGAGAAACTAACACATGCAGTTGAGGAATAA